One genomic region from Ptychodera flava strain L36383 chromosome 5, AS_Pfla_20210202, whole genome shotgun sequence encodes:
- the LOC139133844 gene encoding LOW QUALITY PROTEIN: eukaryotic translation initiation factor 2 subunit 1-like (The sequence of the model RefSeq protein was modified relative to this genomic sequence to represent the inferred CDS: inserted 2 bases in 1 codon) codes for MPLSCRFYEHNFLKXEDVVMVIVRSIAEMGAYVHLLEYKNIEGMILLSELSRRRIRSINKLIRVGRNECVVVIRVDKDKGYIDLSKRRVSTEEIEKCEEKYSKAKAVNSILRHVGEILEYDSDEQLEELYTKTAWYFDKKYGQPGAAYDAFKQCVNDPTLLDECSLDEETHKVLLENIRRRLTPQQVKIRADIEVACYGYEGIDAVKTALRSGLQHSTEEMPIKINLIAPPVYVVTTTTLDRTEGLSKLKTAIQSIRDNIEDNGGVYNVKMAPKVVTDIEEIELAKHLEKLEQANREVAGDDDDEEEIQDDNED; via the exons ATGCCCCTCTCGTGTCGATTTTATGAACACAATTTCCTGAA AGAagatgttgtcatggtgattGTACGCTCCATTGCTGAGATGGGAGCATACGTCCATTTGCTAGAGTACAAGAACATAGAAGGCATGATTCTACTTAGTGAATTGTCCAGAAGACGTATACGTTCCATCAATAAACTGATTCGAGTTGGTCGTAATGAATGTGTAGTTGTCATCAGAGTTGATAAAGACAAAG GTTACATTGATTTGTCCAAAAGGAGAGTTTCAACggaagaaattgaaaaatgtgaagaaaaaTACAGTAAAGCTAAGGCA GTTAACAGCATTTTACGGCATGTGGGAGAAATCCTTGAATACGACAGTGATGAACAACTTGAAGAGCTTTACACGAAGACAGcatggtattttgacaaaaaatacgGGCAACCCGGTGCTGCATATGATGCTTTTAAACAGTGTGTCAA TGATCCAACATTGTTAGATGAATGTTCCTTGGATGAAGAAACACATAAAGTTTTACTAGAAAATATTAGAAGACGGTTGACGCCTCAGCAAGTAAAGATAAGAGCTG ATATTGAGGTTGCTTGCTATGGTTATGAAGGTATTGATGCAGTGAAGACTGCACTTCGATCTGGCTTACAGCATTCAACAGAAGAGATGCCAATAAAG ATCAATCTAATAGCCCCACCTGTCTATGTGGTTACTACGACAACATTAGATCGCACAGAGGGTTTGTCCAAATTAAAGACTGCCATTCAATCCATACGAGACAACATAGAAGATAATGGCGGTGTTTATAATGTCAAAATGGCC CCCAAAGTAGTGACAGACATTGAAGAAATAGAGTTGGCAAAACATCTTGAGAAGTTGGAACAAGCCAATCGTGAAGTTgcaggtgatgatgatgacgaagaaGAAATACAAGATGACAATGAAGATTGA